One Benincasa hispida cultivar B227 chromosome 5, ASM972705v1, whole genome shotgun sequence genomic window carries:
- the LOC120077872 gene encoding receptor-like protein kinase 7, with amino-acid sequence MTNSPLPAAKSSPRRRRHPPVALFLLLLRLLCSLSLSHGDELQPLLDLKSAFSSSLVFSSWIKGNDVCSSFHGIVCNSNGFVVEINLYAQNLSGILPFDSICSLQSLEKLSFGFNSLYGKLSDGLRNCSNLRYLDLGQNFFSGEVPDLSSLVGLRFLSLNNSGFSGDFPWKSLLNLTDLEFLSLGDNSFNPTTSFPLEILELKNLHWLYLSNSTIHGEIPSRIGNLSLLENLELSQNKLTGEIPSEIVNLNKLWQLELHENSLTGKLPVGFSNLTGLRNFDASSNNLVGDLMELRFLTNLESLQLFENQFSGTIPEEFGDFKDLVELSLYQNKLTGNLPQRIGSWAAFIFIDVSENFLSGPIPPDMCKHGRMTDLLMLQNNFIGRIPESYMNCTSLSRFRVNNNSLSGVVPAGIWSLPNLTIIDLSMNQFEGPITSDIGKAKALAQLFLSNNRFSGNLPAELAEVSSLVSIKLDSNQFVGPIPESLGKLKNLSSLSLNDNKFSDNIPSSLGSCISLSTIDLSMNSFSGHIPENLGYLPILNSLNLSNNKLSGEIPTSFSQLKLSSFDLSNNKLIGQVPDSLAIQAFDESFMGNPGLCSESLGYLSSCSPTSRSSNHLSSLLSCTIAGILVLLVSFSCLLFVKWKRNKDAEHLLKSKSWDMKPFRIVCFTEKEIINSINSQNLIGKGGSGNVYKAVLSNGKELAVKHIWQSSSRDQANCRASATMLTKRKTRSSEYDAEVATLSSVRHNNVVKLYCSISSEDSNLLVYEYLPNGSLWDQLHTSKKIEMGWQIRYEVALGAARGLEYLHHGCDRPVIHRDVKSSNILLDSDWKPRIADFGLAKILQDGHGVGDSSHIIAGTLGYLAPEYAYTCKINEKSDVYSFGVVLMELVTGKQPNEPEFGENKDIVQWAHSRMRDLKGNLKDMVDPNISEAQVEDAVKVLRIALRCTAKIPSTRPSMRMVVHMLEEAEPYNFIDIVVKKEYEK; translated from the exons ATGACTAATTCACCACTTCCCGCCGCAAAATCCTCCCCCCGCCGCCGCCGTCATCCTCCGGTGGctctcttcctcctcctcctccgcCTCCTCTGTTCACTTTCCCTCTCCCATGGTGATGAACTTCAGCCACTTTTAGACCTCAAATCTGCCTTCTCCTCTTCTTTGGTTTTCAGTTCTTGGATTAAAGGGAATGATGTTTGCAGCAGCTTCCATGGCATTGTCTGTAATTCCAATGGCTTTGTGGTGGAAATCAATCTCTATGCTCAGAACTTATCTGGGATTCTTCCTTTCGATTCAATTTGCTCTTTGCAATCTCTTGAAAAGTTGTCTTTTGGGTTCAATTCTTTGTATGGGAAGCTTAGTGATGGTTTGAGAAACTGTTCCAATTTGAGGTATTTGGATTTGGGTCAGAATTTTTTTTCTGGTGAAGTACCTGATTTGTCTTCTTTAGTAGGATTGAGATTCTTGAGTTTGAATAACAGTGGGTTTTCTGGGGATTTTCCTTGGAAATCTCTTCTTAATCTTACTGATTTGGAGTTCTTAAGCCTTGGAGACAATTCATTTAACCCAACAACTTCATTCCCATTAGAGATTCTTGAGCTTAAGAATCTTCATTGGCTTTACCTCTCTAACTCCACCATTCATGGAGAAATCCCATCTAGGATTGGGAACTTGTCTTTGCTTGAGAATCTTGAGCTCTCACAAAATAAACTCACAGGTGAAATTCCTTCTGAGATTGTGAACTTGAACAAGCTATGGCAGCTGGAGTTACATGAGAATTCGTTGACCGGGAAGCTTCCGGTCGGGTTCAGTAACCTCACTGGATTGAGGAATTTCGATGCCTCATCTAATAATCTTGTAGGTGATCTAATGGAGTTGAGGTTCTTGACCAATTTGGAGTCCTTGCAGCtctttgaaaatcaattttccgGTACGATTCCGGAGGAGTTTGGGGACTTTAAGGACCTTGTTGAACTCTCTCTTTACCAAAACAAGCTCACCGGCAACCTCCCTCAAAGAATTGGATCTTGGGCAGCCTTCATTTTCATTGACGTTTCAGAGAATTTCTTGTCTGGACCTATACCTCCAGACATGTGCAAGCATGGCAGAATGACTGATCTCCTAATGCtgcaaaacaatttcattggtCGAATCCCAGAAAGCTACATGAATTGTACATCTTTGAGTCGTTTTCGTGTAAACAATAACTCTCTTTCGGGTGTCGTTCCTGCTGGGATTTGGAGTCTGCCAAATCTTACTATCATTGATCTTTCAATGAATCAGTTTGAAGGTCCGATAACTTCAGATATCGGTAAAGCAAAAGCTCTTGCTCAGTTATTCTTATCGAATAACCGGTTTTCGGGAAACTTGCCGGCCGAGTTAGCTGAAGTATCATCCTTAGTCTCAATCAAACTCGATTCAAACCAATTTGTTGGTCCAATACCTGAATCACTTGGCAAGTTGAAGAACTTAAGCAGTCTTTCTTTGAATGACAACAAATTTTCCGACAACATACCTAGCTCATTAGGCTCTTGCATTTCTCTTTCTACCATAGATCTATCTATGAATTCATTTTCCGGGCATATTCCAGAGAATCTTGGTTACTTGCCAATTCTAAACTCCTTGAATCTATCTAACAATAAACTTTCAGGTGAAATTCCAACTAGTTTTTCGCAGTTGAAGCTAAGCAGTTTCGACCTGTCTAATAACAAGTTAATTGGCCAAGTCCCTGATTCACTCGCAATCCAAGCCTTTGATGAAAGTTTCATGGGAAATCCTGGTTTGTGCAGTGAGTCTCTTGGATACTTGAGTTCATGTTCACCAACCTCTAGATCGTCCAACCATCTTAGCTCGTTGTTGTCATGTACCATTGCTGGAATTCTAGTGTTGCTCGTGTCCTTCTCGTGCTTGTTGTTTGTTAAATGGAAACGTAACAAGGATGCTGAGCATTTACTTAAATCCAAATCGTGGGATATGAAGCCGTTCCGCATAGTGTGCTTCACGGAAAAGGAAATCATTAATTCAATCAATTCTCAAAACTTGATAGGGAAAGGAGGATCTGGAAATGTGTACAAAGCCGTACTAAGTAACGGCAAAGAACTCGCCGTGAAACATATATGGCAGTCAAGCTCCAGGGACCAAGCAAATTGTCGGGCGAGTGCAACCATGTTAACTAAAAGAAAGACCAGGTCATCCGAATATGATGCAGAAGTAGCTACACTCAGTTCAGTGAGGCATAACAATGTGGTGAAACTATACTGCAGCATTTCAAGCGAGGATAGTAACCTGTTGGTCTACGAGTACTTACCGAATGGAAGTTTATGGGATCAGCTGCACACTAGCAAGAAGATTGAGATGGGATGGCAGATAAGATATGAGGTAGCGCTTGGAGCAGCAAGGGGACTCGAGTATTTACATCATGGGTGTGACCGACCCGTGATTCACCGAGATGTGAAGTCGAGTAACATTTTGTTGGATAGTGATTGGAAACCTAGGATTGCAGATTTTGGGCTAGCTAAGATTCTGCAGGATGGCCATGGAGTTGGAGATTCATCTCATATCATTGCTGGAACACTCGGTTATCTAGCCCCTG AATATGCATACACGTGCAAGATAAACGAGAAGAGTGACGTTTACAGCTTTGGAGTTGTCCTAATGGAACTAGTAACAGGAAAGCAGCCCAATGAGCCAGAGTTTGGAGAGAACAAAGACATTGTACAATGGGCACACAGCAGAATGAGAGACCTAAAAGGTAATTTGAAAGATATGGTAGATCCCAACATCTCAGAGGCTCAGGTGGAGGATGCAGTCAAAGTGCTAAGAATCGCACTTCGCTGCACGGCTAAGATTCCATCTACAAGGCCCTCCATGAGAATGGTAGTTCACATGCTTGAGGAGGCTGAACCTTATAACTTTATTGACATTGTTGTCAAGAAAGAATATGAAAAGTAA
- the LOC120077873 gene encoding uncharacterized protein LOC120077873 isoform X1, whose product MDDQTQAVNSSTSGNSGEDFYEMIEAPKFVDFTVSDHYIPDDRYWFCSRVGCEQMHPEEMDSDVVYKNFVMRVMAARSPNVRLQRARRNLKCPLTAPPKSSKSRVARLALISSISKRIVDARVKSRPPTTAKPATTANVKLKQAHAKAMTTPRNRKLNSNTNYFLSVTNSKTTSAEEPKTTKVAKVLVFQSPKKDTKKRTPTEMNTPVKTICAAMKKLEITGAKKNVLGDEKNALGDGQSLPQDVLKKKFRGREVKSRVFDSLRTHSSKCQDVKSVRALKRRSKEKKIKPSLPDHVAQKIVDEDTSDMDIDVKSRQVSMQGCSLSISSKSNEGNPDELSRTEDPDSLSKDSNVTSISNSEERFSEKSDLKVVLCEVEDEKNQEYYHEERVKPGASELLESDDKENAAEINEGNREEKALQIVEPLNENTDQVSKNSRDDETKVLCEVEHETNNKCNHEGRMKSREIQMNVSELESDDKENIVSANKENAVTSDDDIEHESETTTNENVAPNYNRENNSQDQSERLAFGKLESSKNAAKVKGVLKKTVKEKSTPAAVGSHGLKPSRPKSTNPKPFRLRTDERGVLREANLAKKLNCPLKDITASRRFHGDKLERKNQYAKQNSECENHVEEEHEQRMLENKTQDDSRGGTVPDSLKNAKEDFELKLCTMDSQNCVALKHKKQSLCRQPEPGNDRSTKKTEDNLKTTKLEEIQQRVRKPRRRDVSSKEISSLVPSHQHRARNKTSMKISSEKASRKPSEALSRKRRPAATIPKEPNLHSNHLPRRAAQENCLR is encoded by the exons ATGGACGACCAAACTCAAGCTGTGAACTCCTCCACCAGTGGCAATTCCGGCGAAGATTTCTACGAGATGATCGAAGCGCCCAAGTTCGTCGACTTCACCGTTTCCGATCACTACATTCCCGATGATCGCTACTGGTTCTGCTCCCGAGTCG GGTGTGAACAGATGCATCCAGAAGAAATGGACTCTGATGTCgtttataaaaattttgttaTGCGG GTAATGGCAGCCAGGAGTCCAAATGTACGGCTTCAGAGAGCTCGAAG GAACCTGAAATGCCCACTTACAGCTCCTCCGAAGTCTTCCAAGTCTAGAGTGGCAAGGCTAGCTCTGATATCTTCCATTTCCAAAAGGATAGTGGATGCAAGAGTGAAATCTAGACCGCCTACTACTGCCAAGCCTGCTACGACTGCTAATGTAAAGCTAAAACAAGCTCATGCCAAGGCAATGACTACTCCAAGGAACAGGAAGCTTAACTCCAATACCAATTATTTTCTGAGTGTTACAAATTCAAAGACAACATCAGCTGAAGAGCCAAAGACTACCAAGGTAGCTAAGGTTTTGGTCTTTCAATCTCCAAAGAAAGATACGAAAAAGAGAACTCCAACAGAAATGAATACCCCTGTGAAGACTATATGTGCGGCAATGAAGAAACTTGAGATTACGGGTGCAAAGAAGAATGTATTAGGGGATGAGAAGAATGCATTAGGTGATGGGCAGTCATTGCCCCAGGATGTTTTGAAGAAAAAGTTCAGAGGACGTGAGGTGAAGAGCCGGGTTTTTGATTCATTACGAACTCACAGTTCCAAATGCCAGGATGTCAAATCTGTAAGAGCTTTGAAGAGGAGgagcaaagaaaagaagataaaGCCATCTCTTCCTGATCATGTTGCCCAAAAAATTGTTGATGAGGATACCAGTGACATGGATATTGACGTGAAATCAAGGCAAGTTTCAATGCAAGGGTGCTCTCTGTCAATTTCTTCTAAGAGTAATGAAGGAAATCCAG ATGAACTTTCAAGAACTGAAGATCCAGATAGTTTGTCTAAAGATTCTAATGTaacttcaatttcaaattctgAAGAGAGATTTTCGGAGAAAAGTGATCTCAAGGTTGTTCTATGTGAAGTAGAGGACGAGAAGAACCAAGAGTACTATCATGAAGAGAGAGTCAAACCAGGTGCTTCAGAACTTCTGGAGAGTGATGATAAAGAAAATGCAGCTGAAATTAATGAAGGTAATCGAGAAGAAAAGGCTTTGCAAATTGTGGAGCCTTTGAATGAGAATACTGATCAAGTGTCCAAAAACTCTAGAGATGATGAGACTAAAGTTTTGTGTGAAGTGGAGCATGAGACGAATAACAAATGCAATCATGAAGGGAGAATGAAATCAAGGGAAATACAGATGAATGTCTCAGAACTTGAGAGtgatgataaagaaaatatagTGAGTGCAAATAAGGAAAATGCAGTGACCTCTGATGATGATATAGAGCATGAAAGTGAAACCACCACAAATGAAAATGTCGCACCTAATTACAACAG GGAAAACAATTCTCAGGACCAGTCCGAAAGATTGGCATTTGGCAAACTTGAGAGTTCTAAAAATGCAGCAAAG GTCAAAGGAGTATTAAAGAAAACTGTGAAAGAGAAATCTACCCCTGCTGCAGTTGGTTCTCATGGGCTGAAACCCAGCAGACCAAAGTCCACGAATCCCAAGCCATTCAGACTAAGAACTGAT GAAAGAGGTGTACTTAGGGAAGCAAACTTGGCGAAAAAGCTTAATTGTCCTTTGAAAGACATCACTGCATCTCGAAGGTTTCATGGGGAcaagttggagagaaaaaatcAATACGCGAAACAA aATTCTGAATGTGAAAATCATGTTGAGGAAGAACATGAACAAAGGATGTTAGAGAACAAAACCCAAGATGATTCACGA GGAGGAACAGTACCGGATTCCTTGAAGAACGCAAAAGAAGATTTTGAACTCAAGTTATGTACAATGGATTCACAAAATTGTGTTGCtttaaaacacaaaaaacaGAGCCTTTGCCGTCAGCCTGAACCTGGCAATGACAGATCAACCAAGAAAACAGAGGATAATTTGAAAACGACTAAATTAGAAGAGATACAACAAAGAGTTAGGAAGCCTAGAAGAAg GGATGTATCATCTAAAGAAATATCTTCTCTGGTACCATCTCACCAACACAGGGCAAGGAACAAAACCTCTATGAAGATATCGAGTGAAAAAGCTTCTAGAAAACCATCTGAGGCATTATCTCGAAAAAGGAGGCCTGCTGCAACTATACCAAAGGAGCCAAATCTTCATAGCAATCATCTACCAAGGAGAGCTGCTCAAGAAAATTGTCTAAGGTGA
- the LOC120077873 gene encoding uncharacterized protein LOC120077873 isoform X2 encodes MDDQTQAVNSSTSGNSGEDFYEMIEAPKFVDFTVSDHYIPDDRYWFCSRVGCEQMHPEEMDSDVVYKNFVMRVMAARSPNVRLQRARRNLKCPLTAPPKSSKSRVARLALISSISKRIVDARVKSRPPTTAKPATTANVKLKQAHAKAMTTPRNRKLNSNTNYFLSVTNSKTTSAEEPKTTKVAKVLVFQSPKKDTKKRTPTEMNTPVKTICAAMKKLEITGAKKNVLGDEKNALGDGQSLPQDVLKKKFRGREVKSRVFDSLRTHSSKCQDVKSVRALKRRSKEKKIKPSLPDHVAQKIVDEDTSDMDIDVKSRQVSMQGCSLSISSKSNEGNPDELSRTEDPDSLSKDSNVTSISNSEERFSEKSDLKVVLCEVEDEKNQEYYHEERVKPGASELLESDDKENAAEINEGNREEKALQIVEPLNENTDQVSKNSRDDETKVLCEVEHETNNKCNHEGRMKSREIQMNVSELESDDKENIVSANKENAVTSDDDIEHESETTTNENVAPNYNRENNSQDQSERLAFGKLESSKNAAKVKGVLKKTVKEKSTPAAVGSHGLKPSRPKSTNPKPFRLRTDERGVLREANLAKKLNCPLKDITASRRFHGDKLERKNQYAKQNSECENHVEEEHEQRMLENKTQDDSRGGTVPDSLKNAKEDFELKLCTMDSQNCVALKHKKQSLCRQPEPGNDRSTKKTEDNLKTTKLEEIQQRVRKPRRRARNKTSMKISSEKASRKPSEALSRKRRPAATIPKEPNLHSNHLPRRAAQENCLR; translated from the exons ATGGACGACCAAACTCAAGCTGTGAACTCCTCCACCAGTGGCAATTCCGGCGAAGATTTCTACGAGATGATCGAAGCGCCCAAGTTCGTCGACTTCACCGTTTCCGATCACTACATTCCCGATGATCGCTACTGGTTCTGCTCCCGAGTCG GGTGTGAACAGATGCATCCAGAAGAAATGGACTCTGATGTCgtttataaaaattttgttaTGCGG GTAATGGCAGCCAGGAGTCCAAATGTACGGCTTCAGAGAGCTCGAAG GAACCTGAAATGCCCACTTACAGCTCCTCCGAAGTCTTCCAAGTCTAGAGTGGCAAGGCTAGCTCTGATATCTTCCATTTCCAAAAGGATAGTGGATGCAAGAGTGAAATCTAGACCGCCTACTACTGCCAAGCCTGCTACGACTGCTAATGTAAAGCTAAAACAAGCTCATGCCAAGGCAATGACTACTCCAAGGAACAGGAAGCTTAACTCCAATACCAATTATTTTCTGAGTGTTACAAATTCAAAGACAACATCAGCTGAAGAGCCAAAGACTACCAAGGTAGCTAAGGTTTTGGTCTTTCAATCTCCAAAGAAAGATACGAAAAAGAGAACTCCAACAGAAATGAATACCCCTGTGAAGACTATATGTGCGGCAATGAAGAAACTTGAGATTACGGGTGCAAAGAAGAATGTATTAGGGGATGAGAAGAATGCATTAGGTGATGGGCAGTCATTGCCCCAGGATGTTTTGAAGAAAAAGTTCAGAGGACGTGAGGTGAAGAGCCGGGTTTTTGATTCATTACGAACTCACAGTTCCAAATGCCAGGATGTCAAATCTGTAAGAGCTTTGAAGAGGAGgagcaaagaaaagaagataaaGCCATCTCTTCCTGATCATGTTGCCCAAAAAATTGTTGATGAGGATACCAGTGACATGGATATTGACGTGAAATCAAGGCAAGTTTCAATGCAAGGGTGCTCTCTGTCAATTTCTTCTAAGAGTAATGAAGGAAATCCAG ATGAACTTTCAAGAACTGAAGATCCAGATAGTTTGTCTAAAGATTCTAATGTaacttcaatttcaaattctgAAGAGAGATTTTCGGAGAAAAGTGATCTCAAGGTTGTTCTATGTGAAGTAGAGGACGAGAAGAACCAAGAGTACTATCATGAAGAGAGAGTCAAACCAGGTGCTTCAGAACTTCTGGAGAGTGATGATAAAGAAAATGCAGCTGAAATTAATGAAGGTAATCGAGAAGAAAAGGCTTTGCAAATTGTGGAGCCTTTGAATGAGAATACTGATCAAGTGTCCAAAAACTCTAGAGATGATGAGACTAAAGTTTTGTGTGAAGTGGAGCATGAGACGAATAACAAATGCAATCATGAAGGGAGAATGAAATCAAGGGAAATACAGATGAATGTCTCAGAACTTGAGAGtgatgataaagaaaatatagTGAGTGCAAATAAGGAAAATGCAGTGACCTCTGATGATGATATAGAGCATGAAAGTGAAACCACCACAAATGAAAATGTCGCACCTAATTACAACAG GGAAAACAATTCTCAGGACCAGTCCGAAAGATTGGCATTTGGCAAACTTGAGAGTTCTAAAAATGCAGCAAAG GTCAAAGGAGTATTAAAGAAAACTGTGAAAGAGAAATCTACCCCTGCTGCAGTTGGTTCTCATGGGCTGAAACCCAGCAGACCAAAGTCCACGAATCCCAAGCCATTCAGACTAAGAACTGAT GAAAGAGGTGTACTTAGGGAAGCAAACTTGGCGAAAAAGCTTAATTGTCCTTTGAAAGACATCACTGCATCTCGAAGGTTTCATGGGGAcaagttggagagaaaaaatcAATACGCGAAACAA aATTCTGAATGTGAAAATCATGTTGAGGAAGAACATGAACAAAGGATGTTAGAGAACAAAACCCAAGATGATTCACGA GGAGGAACAGTACCGGATTCCTTGAAGAACGCAAAAGAAGATTTTGAACTCAAGTTATGTACAATGGATTCACAAAATTGTGTTGCtttaaaacacaaaaaacaGAGCCTTTGCCGTCAGCCTGAACCTGGCAATGACAGATCAACCAAGAAAACAGAGGATAATTTGAAAACGACTAAATTAGAAGAGATACAACAAAGAGTTAGGAAGCCTAGAAGAAg GGCAAGGAACAAAACCTCTATGAAGATATCGAGTGAAAAAGCTTCTAGAAAACCATCTGAGGCATTATCTCGAAAAAGGAGGCCTGCTGCAACTATACCAAAGGAGCCAAATCTTCATAGCAATCATCTACCAAGGAGAGCTGCTCAAGAAAATTGTCTAAGGTGA